A genomic region of Alicyclobacillus sp. SO9 contains the following coding sequences:
- a CDS encoding MurT ligase domain-containing protein, with amino-acid sequence MFGLWIGKLAGWTLRLLGRNATSFPGKLALRFSPNLLKKLGSGLDRCVVVTGTNGKTTTNRLLAAMMKQDTAVITNSEGANMQQGLVSALLIHASLTGKMKRKTAVLEVDEATLPAVAESLPVKVAVVTNVFRDQLDRYGELDTTLQKLIAGLNKTNATVVLNADDPLARHIGLRYAGPSLYYGMDRDQGRFGSRDQMRDGAFCLECGERLEYDSFFYGQLGIYHCPACDFYRPHPEFSAEYTNGSLTLTQGDLPKTSFSLPVRGLFNVYNALCAVAAARVLGLNAEQIKQGLEAYKAPLGRMQTYHTHPETILNLIKNPTGCDSVLTAIAGEPGKKIVIIAINDNAADGRDVSWLWDADFELIPEEMNAVHCVLTGLRGEDMALRLKYAGCDEDTLTTIPDMSAAADKGLALAQAAGDLPVYVLSTYTALYPMADILKRRQRTHDERPYYRPSVS; translated from the coding sequence TTGTTTGGACTTTGGATTGGCAAACTGGCTGGCTGGACACTGCGGTTGTTGGGCCGCAATGCAACAAGTTTTCCGGGCAAGCTGGCACTTCGGTTCTCACCAAATTTACTAAAAAAACTTGGCAGCGGATTGGACCGATGTGTGGTTGTAACGGGCACCAATGGCAAGACAACAACGAATCGCCTGTTGGCGGCCATGATGAAGCAGGACACGGCTGTCATTACGAATTCTGAGGGTGCCAACATGCAACAGGGCTTGGTCAGTGCGCTGTTAATCCACGCATCTTTGACGGGAAAAATGAAACGCAAGACTGCTGTGCTCGAAGTCGACGAAGCAACCTTGCCTGCCGTGGCTGAAAGCCTCCCGGTGAAGGTGGCTGTGGTGACAAATGTCTTTCGCGATCAATTGGACAGATACGGCGAACTTGATACAACCCTGCAAAAGCTGATTGCGGGATTAAATAAGACCAATGCGACCGTAGTTTTAAATGCGGACGATCCCCTTGCCCGCCACATCGGTCTGCGCTACGCCGGCCCAAGTCTATATTATGGCATGGACAGGGACCAAGGACGGTTTGGCAGTCGGGACCAAATGAGGGATGGTGCGTTTTGCCTGGAATGCGGTGAAAGACTGGAGTATGACAGTTTCTTCTACGGACAACTGGGCATTTACCATTGTCCAGCATGTGACTTCTATCGGCCTCACCCGGAGTTCTCCGCCGAGTATACAAACGGCAGCCTGACGCTGACACAAGGAGATTTGCCCAAAACATCTTTCTCCTTGCCTGTACGAGGTTTGTTTAATGTCTATAACGCGTTGTGTGCCGTGGCAGCCGCGCGTGTGCTAGGCCTTAATGCAGAGCAAATTAAACAGGGGCTTGAAGCTTACAAGGCACCTCTTGGACGTATGCAAACCTATCATACGCACCCAGAAACCATCCTCAACCTCATTAAGAACCCAACAGGCTGTGACAGTGTACTGACCGCCATTGCCGGAGAACCCGGGAAAAAAATCGTAATCATTGCGATTAACGACAATGCTGCAGACGGACGCGATGTGTCCTGGCTGTGGGACGCAGACTTCGAATTGATTCCCGAGGAAATGAATGCTGTTCACTGTGTGCTAACGGGATTGAGAGGTGAAGATATGGCGCTGCGGTTGAAGTATGCGGGGTGTGACGAGGATACGCTGACGACAATCCCCGATATGAGTGCTGCTGCAGACAAAGGCTTGGCCTTGGCCCAAGCAGCAGGCGATCTGCCAGTCTATGTTCTGTCTACCTACACAGCACTGTACCCAATGGCAGACATTTTGAAACGGAGGCAAAGAACACATGACGAACGTCCTTACTATCGCCCATCTGTATCCTGA
- a CDS encoding DUF1028 domain-containing protein, whose amino-acid sequence MTKYVYRNGLPAISTFSIAAFNPVTKEVGVAVQSKFLAVGAAVPWVASDAGAIATQAFANTSYGPKGLLLLREGKSPQEVLDELLKDDDEREARQVGIIDTKGRTATFTGSECFDYAGGLMGENFTCQGNILAGRAVVEGIAEGFEANQDLPFAERLVQALQGGQKAGGDKRGMQSAALYIAKPDGGYGGFNDRYIDIRVDDHPSPIAELNRILSLHRLYFERSKEGDRVALTGETLTEVQNLLAKAGYNPGFGETYDKDTRNALYAYCMTENFDERWTEEAAIDLRVLDYLRRP is encoded by the coding sequence ATGACTAAGTACGTATACAGAAACGGTCTGCCGGCCATTTCGACATTCTCCATTGCTGCGTTCAATCCGGTAACAAAAGAAGTGGGCGTTGCCGTCCAATCCAAGTTTCTGGCAGTCGGTGCTGCCGTGCCATGGGTGGCATCTGATGCAGGGGCAATAGCCACACAGGCGTTCGCGAATACAAGCTACGGACCAAAAGGGCTGCTTTTGCTGAGAGAAGGGAAATCTCCTCAGGAAGTCCTTGACGAATTGTTGAAAGATGATGATGAAAGAGAAGCGCGCCAGGTGGGGATTATTGATACCAAGGGGCGGACGGCAACTTTTACCGGTTCCGAATGCTTTGACTACGCGGGCGGCCTCATGGGCGAAAACTTTACTTGCCAGGGAAATATACTGGCCGGCCGAGCGGTTGTTGAAGGGATTGCAGAAGGGTTTGAAGCCAACCAGGACTTGCCTTTTGCTGAACGGCTGGTACAAGCCTTGCAAGGCGGTCAGAAGGCTGGCGGAGACAAACGAGGCATGCAATCGGCAGCACTGTACATTGCAAAACCCGATGGCGGGTACGGCGGTTTCAACGACAGATACATAGACATTCGCGTGGATGACCACCCCAGTCCCATCGCTGAACTAAATCGGATTCTCAGTCTGCACCGGCTTTATTTTGAGAGATCCAAAGAGGGTGACAGGGTGGCCCTGACTGGAGAAACCTTGACAGAAGTTCAAAACCTCTTGGCAAAGGCAGGCTATAACCCCGGTTTCGGCGAAACCTATGACAAAGACACCCGGAATGCATTGTACGCTTATTGTATGACGGAGAACTTTGACGAACGCTGGACAGAGGAAGCTGCGATTGATTTAAGGGTCCTGGATTATCTGCGTCGACCCTAG
- a CDS encoding GAF domain-containing protein has translation MFDEVKLDPTVKTSFYHNLADQAKHLTAGESSLIANLSNTSALLNMQLEDINWVGFYLWDESKAELVLGPFQGKPACIRIGFGKGVCGTAAEQRKTIVVDDVMKFEGHIACDAASRSEVVVPLLKEGKLVGVLDIDSPTPGRFDKEDGAGLELVAAALLENVS, from the coding sequence ATGTTTGACGAAGTAAAACTGGACCCCACTGTGAAAACATCATTTTATCATAACCTGGCAGACCAGGCGAAACACTTGACCGCAGGAGAGTCCAGTCTCATTGCGAACTTAAGCAACACGTCTGCACTTCTAAATATGCAGCTCGAGGACATCAACTGGGTCGGTTTCTATCTTTGGGACGAAAGCAAGGCAGAACTGGTTCTCGGTCCCTTCCAAGGCAAGCCAGCATGTATTCGCATCGGATTTGGCAAGGGCGTATGCGGTACTGCAGCAGAGCAGCGGAAGACTATTGTGGTCGACGATGTGATGAAGTTTGAAGGGCATATCGCCTGTGATGCAGCATCAAGGTCCGAGGTGGTTGTACCTCTATTAAAAGAAGGAAAACTAGTGGGTGTGTTAGACATTGACAGCCCGACTCCCGGCCGCTTTGACAAGGAGGATGGAGCTGGTTTGGAACTGGTTGCAGCGGCTCTGTTGGAAAACGTCAGCTAG